The Muntiacus reevesi chromosome 5, mMunRee1.1, whole genome shotgun sequence genome segment GCCGATTAGTAACACACAGAGTGGGGTCTGTGGAGAAGGTGGGGGCGGGGCATGGAGGGGGTGGGGCTCAGGAGGGCCCTCTGGGGGCGGGGCCGGTGGTATCGTAGAGACTGATTGAGGGGCCTGCCCAAGGATGGGATGAGGGACGAATGCGGGGGTCTCAGGAGGCGGGACTTATGCAGGGGCCGCGGCCCAGAATGTAGAGGGATGGTGGGCGGGAGTTTGGGGTTGGGGCGGATACGAGCGGTGCCTAGGGAAGTTAAGAGTGGAAACAAACTGGGCTGGTAAATGTGTAGAGGTCAGAAGAACCTAGCTGCCTGCTAACTGTGACGCCTTCCTCAGGGTCGACTATGGGACTTTGCAAGTGCCCCAAGAGGAAGGTGACCAACCTATTCTGCTTCGAACACCGGGTCAACGTCTGCGAGCACTGCCTGGTAGCCAATCACGCCAAGGTGGGTGTTCAGGGTAGAGCAGCGCACTAGGTGGGCAGGTCCTACTGACTTCCTCTAAATTTATGAAAGGTCTGGCCCTAGAATGGAAGCTCCGCAAGGGCAGGGACTTCGTTTATTTTCTTCACTGTTGTATCCCCAGTCCTTAAGACAGAGTCTGGCACATGATGTGTGCTCAATGAATGTTTATTGATTGGTcaaacagaagaatgaatctCCTCTGTgatgacagaaaaagaggcacctGGGCCTTAGGGAGATGGGCTGTGGAGCCCTGGCTCCAGTGTGACCTCCTTCTCCCACTTCAGTGCATCGTCCAGTCCTACCTGCAGTGGCTCCAAGATAGCGATTACAACCCCAATTGCCGCCTGTGTAACATACCCCTGGCTGCTCGGGAGACAACCCGCCTCATCTGTTATGGTGAGGCCCGGGCACCTTGGGGGTGGGGATCTGGACAAGACCAGTGTGAGTGGTTTCCAGTGGCTCCCCAAGCAGCAGGACAGTGAGACCTTCAAGCTTGGGAGGCTGGAACTCAGATTCTGGTCCCACTAGGTAACTTACTTGCTGTGTGAGCTCAAGCAAGTCATTTTCCCTTTCTAGGCCTTAGTGTTATTCCCTAAAAACTAAGCTTCTACTTTCCTCCCTGCCAATCTCTTGGGTGTGGTTGTGGCTGTGAGCAGTAGCCGGTCGTACCTATAGTGAGCTGAAAGCATGGGGCTCTTAAACGTTCAGGATCCATTTCTAATTCCAACATTACACAGAGAGGAACCGACTTTCCCACAGTAACGTCAGTTAAAAGAAGTCAGCAGAGGCATGTGTTGTGATCTTGACCCTACTCTGCTGTAAGAGCCTTAGCTCCACTTTTTGAAGGAACTAGTGTAAGAGAGTGAGCTTAACATATGTGTTTCTcactgtgagtgtgtgtttatatgtgcatGAGTTAAATGTGCATTGTGTCTTTATCTGTTAATGTGTTCATTGGTACTGTGGGTGAGTGAATGGGTTAGTGTTGTATGTGAACATATGAGCACGTTGTGGGGTTGCAGAATTCCTGGGTGTGAATGCTTGGGTGTTAGCATACTTGAGTGTATGTGAGAGTTAGTGTGCCCATAAGTGTGGATACAGGGGATGGCACTTGTGTTTGACTACGTGTATATAAACGTGTGCATTTGTGCCGATGGATGTGTACATGCATACAGTTGCCTGTGTATATGTCTAGTAACCTTTCAAGCTCTTAGCCCAGTGAGTTTGTGATGAGTGCAGGTCCAGAGAGGACTCCTGGAGAGGGTAGGTGGCAtattcttcccacctccccccaccccctagtGGGCTGGGCAGCTTGGTAGCATCTGCCTTGTCTTAGTCAAGATAGTGGTGGCCAGGAAGACCAAAGTCTTAAGGAACACTGATAGTTGACCTGGGAAGGAGGGGGCCCTGCGCTTACAAAGATGTGTGCAAATATCTCTGCAGTGGGCTAGTGGACTAGGAGTCCTAAGTGTCTTCTTCATGTCTCTTCTCCATTGCTTCATGGGCTCTAAGATCTCTTCCATTGGGCCTGCCTCAATGAGCGTGCTGCCCAGCTCCCCCGAAACACAGCACCTGCTGGCTACCAGTGTCCCAGCTGCAGTGGCCCCATCTTCCCTCCAACTAACCTGGCCGGCCCCGTGGCCTCTGCGCTGAGAGAGAAGCTGGCCACGGTCAACTGGGCCCGGGCAGGACTGGGTCTTCCCCTGGTGAGAGTCTTTCTGCCCTGGGTCGCATCTGGGCCAGAGGGGTGGGTGCGGATAGCACTGGGCAGACTGGTGACATCAGTTCTTTCCTCCAGATTGACGAGCTGGTGAGCCCAGAGCCTGAACCCCTCAACACTTCCGAGTTCTCTGACTGGTCCAGCTTTAACGGTAAGCGGTGGTTTTCACTGCTGATGGGGTTCTTGCCTCCTTGCCCTGCTGACCGCTCTCTTCCTGTCCGTAGCCAGCGGTAGCCCCGAACAGGAGACAGCCAGCGCTTCTGCTGCCCCAGCCTTCTACAGCCAAGTCCCCCGGCCCCCTGCTTCCCCGAGCCGGCCTGAGCAGCACACGGTGATCCACATGGGCAATCCCGAGCCTTTGACTCACGGTGAGCTGgagaattgtccaggccagaggGGGATAGAATGGGGGGTGGGTATACGGAGGGAGCTTGGCAGtccacccaccacccacagaACCCTTCCTGTTTCATCAGACATCACCTCCCCATGATCCCAAGATGCTCTGTCAGGCTGAGAAGGGCCGGGGTCTCctgtcctcccccctccccaccccgttcTGGGCCAGTTTCCTGAGCCTGTGGATGCCGGTGACTCTGCCCCTGCAGCCTCAGCCCCGAGGAAGGTGTACGATACGCGGGATGATGAGCGGGCACCAGGCCTCCACCGGGATTGCGATGATGACAAGTACCGGCGCCGGCCAGCCCTGGGCTGGTTGGCCCAGCTGCTCAGGTACATGGGGTCAGGTGGGGCAGGAAAAGGGAATGCTAGGAacggggaggtggggaggtgagAGCCAGAGGCCCTGGCAGGCCGGTTTCATGATAAAGGAGGCCTGTCCTGGGTAGTAACGGGACCTGGTGTTGGGGCCCTGCATGGAGGCCTGGGCTGGGGTCTGCCTCTCTCCAGCTCTTTCCTCGCCTGCTCCGTATGAGGTTCAGACTCAGGCTCTTGAGGCCCCTTCCTGCTCTGACACCTTCCCGGTCTTTGTGACCCTTTACGCCTGACACATTCAGGCTTCCAGAACACAGCTGTTGCCTCAGCTGCTTTGAGCTGCACGATCATCCTTGTAGCGGGCAGGCACAGGGATGAGCCACCCCCTCTGCCCCCACGGCCCATTTGAGGAAACAAGGCTCAGGGCTGGTGGCACTGGGGCCAGAAGACAAGGGTCGTGGCTGGCACtcctctcccagctgcagggccaccAGGGACCAGAGGCCTGACCTGACTTTCCCCTCACCCCCCCAGGAGCCGGGCTGGGTCCCGTAAGCGGCCGCTGACCCTGCTGCAGCGggcggggctgctgctgctgctggggctgCTGGGCTTCCTGGCCCTACTGGCCCTCATGTCTCGCCTGGGCCGGGCTGCAGCTGACAGCGACCCCAACCTGGACCCGCTCATGAACCCTCACATCCGTGTGGGTCCCTCCTGAACCCTTGCTTATGGCCGGGCCAGCTTAGGACCTGGGGGCCTGAGGAGGGGGGTAGGGGAGGGTGTCTGGGGGGCCCTTCCCTGTTGCTCTCTCTCAAGCCTGAGACACTAAGATCCCAGACCCAAAGTCAAGTCCACCAGAGTGGTTGCAGGCTAGGCCTGGGGTCCCTGCAGATCAAGCATTTGACCTGctcctcctgggtctccagctcccccctcccccacccctcgtCTCCCCATTTTTCCTGCCGACCAAAAGGAGCCAACAGGTGGAAATAAATGATAGACTTTATTAAAACACCCGAAGCAGCcttttccttcccccttctcAGCCCGGGTCCCAGGCTTCAGTGGCTCTCTTTCCGGTACTGGATGGCAAGAAACTCCAGGGACAGGCGGTTGAAGAACATGGCCCCGTTGAGAACTGGGCAGAGGAGAGAGCCCCCGTCAGCCTTGCCTGGCCCCTCCTTGCTGTGTGTCTGCATTCCaaagctcccccctccccctgagtccacctccctcccctactCACTCAGGATGGTCAGGGAAAAGCAGCGAAGAAACTTGTCATATGTCATCTCAGCGTAGAGTGACCCCATGGCGGCCCAGCAGATGCTGATCACCTGGGAGAACTGTAGGCCCCATCCCGTGGGAGAGTGGCCCCTGACACAAGAGTGGGGCTTCCATCAGCCCCTGGGCCTGCCCGGACCACCTCTCGAGCCCCCGCCCCGGCCTACCATCAGGACAACGGTATAGCGGAAGCTCATGCGGTCGTAGCGGTAGGTGACCCAGAAGTTGTGCACGTCGCTGGCAAAGACAGCCAGGTGTATGAAGAAGAGCATCAGCGCGGCCATGGTGAGAATCATGCCTTGTGGGAAGAAGAGCACGGTCACGCGGTCCCGCCACCGCATCCTGGCTGGAGCACGGGCTCGAGGGGGCCGCAGAGCTTGAGCAGGCAGACACTGTCCCGGAAGAGCAGCTGACCCCTCTGGTTCTAGAGCGTCCAGCCTGGAATAGCTGTGAGATTCTAGAATAAGAAGGACATGATAGAGAACAAGATTCTAGAACATGGGCTGGTTCCGGCCAATACAGGGGTGTTTCATGGATGGCCAGGGCAGCTCTGAATTGGTGAAGGGCGCCGGGCTAATCGTACAGAGCAGGGGGCCCTATCGGAGGAAGGGACAGCGCTCCTCATCCCAGTTTGTGCTCTGGTGTGAGTCTTCTCACTGAGTCTGCAACATGTCCACGCTGGAGGTAGTGTGGTCACATTCCACAGATGAAGAACTGGGATCCAGAAAAGGGGAGGGGCATGTGGATCCACAGCGCCTTTTAGGTGGGTGAGAGGTCAGGTGTGATCTCATCTATTCAAGCCTCTCCGGTGTAACTGGAGGGTGTAACCAGGTGAGGGCAGACCTGAGCTGGATCACAAGCTCCAAGTATTTGTTCCAACTCCTGATGGAAGGGAAGGGACAGTGGATCCTCCATAGCTGTCCTGGGACCTTCCCACACCCTCCCCAGGCATGGCCTGGAGAGCAACTGGCTTTTCCATCTTCTCCCAGATGTTCTTCCAACACATGACGCTGATCAGCTCTCCCCTCTGCCACCTTCCCGCACTTGGCATCTTCACACCCCTTGCCTCTACTGTGCCAGGAGTCCCAGGAGAAAGCTGGGATTGGTGGCACAAagtctattttacacacagacCTGGGGCACAGAGAGGAATTGTCTGCTCAAGTTTTCACAGACAGTAAGGGACTTGGTACTGAGACTAAGGTCCAGTTCTACCCAAGGCTGTGGAATGGGCAAGAACagaagccaagaaaagaaaactgttacATGTGAGAGGTGAGAACTCCAGGACTGTCAACAAAATAAGGCTGAAAACTGGCCCTACATGGTGTGGAGGGATGTGCAATCTCCCAGGAACTAAAGTAGAAAAAGTTGATTTTGAACTTGGCCAgccccactgcctcctgcctgaCTGCCCCGGAAGTCGGGTCCCAGGTCTGGCCAAGATCTGAAATCTGCATTTGGAAGGAGTAAGGTTAGAGCCTGACCCCATCAACCATGGTTGCTGCCCAGTGTCATTAATCACAAAACCCTCAGACCTCATCTTAACACATTGAAGGGGTGATGCCTGATCCCCCGCTGTGTTCACACTGTTGAAATACTTGTTCACACTTTAGGTTTCATTTGATTTCAGATgaactacttctttttttttttttttttggttaggtcTACTTCAATGCCATATTAAAAAGTTATCCAAATAGAGTATGTTCTTGAGGAAGATTTGCATGATTCccaagtatacagaggaatcttcCTCCACACTCCTCGCCCCACAGAAGTAAACCCTTCAACAGTTTGGTGAGTGGGCATCTTTTGAGTCCCTTCTTGATGTAACTTCATACACCTGcatgtatgtatctatatgtgtaattaaaaaaaaaatcacaccatacatattgttaaaatataatttttaaaaagttaacatgggacttccctggtggtccagtggctaagactccatactcccaatgcaggtgacccgggttcagtccctggtcagggaactagatcccacatgccacagctaataccaggcacagccaaataaatacatattttaaaagctaaaaatatacttaaagaataaacacataaCTAAGATATATTAACTCTTCAGTGAAGAGTTCCCCCTCACATGTAATGCATCATGAGGAGCTAGGTATTGACAGGCATAAAGAAGAGTGTTAGGACATGATTACTAGATACAAGATTGGTTGATGTCCTACagggcaataaaaacaaaaatttgaggTTATTTTTTCACTGGCTATTTCTACTGGAGATGTTTCACATTTCTCTAACACTATCTAAATAGTAAGATCAAACAAATGTACACTCCTATGGGTAATTAAATAGTCCTTGGGTGGGCTTGTGAAACAATGCCCCAGTATGGTATTGGAAGGTCATGCTACACTGTCTTTATTCCAACTattggataattttttttaacactattctgtgatttttttaatttatagatttCGTGGAGTAGATCTAAATCTTTATACTCTTGCCTTCACTTTTCTTAAGATGATAGCTTCATAAGCTGaaatcttcatatatatatttttagacagTCTCTGAATATCCCATTGATGCAGGGGTCAACAAACTTTCTGTGAAAAACAAGATAGTAAATGGTTTAGGTTTTGCCCgccaaagaataaataaagtaGTTTCCATTCCACCCCGGATCCCCACCCCATCATATGTTTCAAAGACCGCACTGAcagtctttttctcccttttcatcCATTCAAAGACAGTGTGTCTCAGTTTGAACTCCAAGTCTTTCCTTACCTTCAGTTCTTTACTTCAGTGAACAGCTGTACATTTATCCCAACCAGAAACCTGAGAATTATCTTCAACACCTCCACCTAACCCCTCAAGGCAGCATATTTCAACAGTCACTTGAAGAAACAAAGTGTTAGTCTTTCAGTAgtgcatgggctgtagcctggtcaggttcctctgtccatgggatttcctaggcaagaatactggagtgatttgccattctcttctccaggggatcttcccaacccagggatggaacccaggtctcctgcattgcaggaagattctttaccactgaaccaccagggaagccttatcaGTGACTTAAGATCTACCAAGTGTGTCTTCTCAGGGTATAACAGGAGTTCTCAAATTTAAGTGCATCAGAATtacttaaagacttaaaaaaagaagctagGTCTgaggggagcccagagtctttACAACTCGCCACAGGTAATTCTGAAGGCTATTCTGATGCGCGTCAGAGGACAAGGCCACGAGAAACACTTCTCTTGAGACACTGTGGTTGTCCTTTAGTCCCCAAGTCGTGTCTTTGAGacgccacggactgtagcccgccaggctccatgggattttccaggtgagaatgtatgcatttaatcctcacagtccCCTTGTGAAATATGTACCCCGATATtaagaatgaaggaaaatgagCTGCTGcccgccccctctccccccaacaAGGCAGTGGCAGGATGCCAGAAACACGCTTTCTGGCTCCACTGGCCCGCGCTCCCTCCACTGCATCTAGGGACATAGGGTGGAAGCCACGGCTAGTCCTCCTTCCGGGAAGACAGCGACCCAACCAGTTCTTCCATCTGAGAAGCTGAGGGGGAAACCCAGGACTCTCCCGGAACCTCTGAGCTCGGGGAGAAAACATGCGGGGGAACTCTAGTCTCGAAGGACTCGAGGCTGCAGGGGGACGTTTCACCTGAAGGACTGCCTCGTTTCAACAACAACTTTATGGCTCCCGGAAGTGCCTCCTCCCTGTCCCCAGCCCGGCCTCACGCCTGTGGGCGACACTTGGAGCCATGGCGGCGGCAGCCGCTGCGCCTGGCCCAGGGTCTGGACCTGGGGATTCTCCGGAAGGACCCGAGGCGGAGGCTCCAGAGCGTCGGCGGAAGGCGCACGGAATGCTGAAGCTTTACTACGGCCTCTCAGAGGGGGAGGCGGCGGGACGCCCCTCGGGGCCGGACCCCTTGGACCCTACCGATCTCAATGGGGCGCACTTCGACCCGGAAGTATACCTGGATAAGGTGTGTGTAGGGGGAGGGGGAACAGGCCCCTGATATATTACGCCCCAGATCATGCCTCCGACTTTTTGCGGGGGTGTGGGAGGAAGGGTTCATAAAAGCAGGACAGCCCTGGGCGGAGCTGTAGGGGCAGAACTGGAGGATAAGGGTGCGTGGGCAGACTTGAACTGGCTTGAGGTGGTGTGAAGTCTGAGGTCTCCTGGGCTGATGTTCAGATAGACCCGAAATAGGGGGCGTGTCCCAGGCGCTGACTGGCATAGGAAGGACCAGGACTTGCTACATCTGAGGATTTGAAATGCTGACAAACCTCAAATAGAGTCTAACCTGGTAACTCTTGAGCTATGCCACTTATAGTTTCCTTGTCTGAAATTCTTGACAGGGGTGGGATCAGGATTTTCTTGCACCAAAAGCCTACCAGTTGGGGACATGAGTGCCCCCTGTCCTGAACACTAACCACCTAATTTCCTCCAGCTGCGTAGAGAGTGCCCACTGGCCCAGCTGATGGACAGTGAGACGGACATGGTGCGGCAGATCCGGGCTCTAGACAGCGACATGCAGACCTTGGTCTATGAGAACTACAACAAGTTCATCTCAGCGACAGGTGAttcctgagtgagtgagtgagtgaagtcactcatcgtgtccgactctttgcgaccccatggactgtagcctaccatgctcctccatccatgggattttccaggcaagagtactggagtgggttgccatttccttctccagaggatcttcctgagacTGGGACACAAATCCTCACAGTCCCACATGCCCCATTCCTTCAGTGTTGGGGAAGCCAGCAGAGGGTTTAGACAGAGCAGACCCAGATTATGGTCCTGCCCTGACGCAAATCCACTCTCATCTCTCTCTTAGAGCTTTTGTGGTTTGATAACCATTGAGGTAATAACTGTTCTCAGAGGGTTGTTTTGAGGACCAaaagggagaaaaggacaaaatgaaattttaaaaagaaattaatttatctGAAGCACTTAGAATCTCTGACACTAAGGAAGCCTCAGTAacagtttctttcattagtgGTAACTTTCTTTTGTTTCAAGTCTGAATCAGAATGggcttatttctcttttcttctttctctctcttctttcctttcttccttcctctttccccttttcttcttcctttctctttttgtaaatgaagcaaagagacagaaaatgtatGTCATTAAGGAACAAAGATCATGTAAAGGCATCCCTCCACCCCCTTCTGTTCGCTTTATTCTCTGTTCAAGACAGTGCTAGACAGTGTTCAGCTTTCATCCACACTAGCTTCTGTCCTTTGTTGGGGAAATGTACTGCTCAGACTTCTGTAATAATTTTGGACCCACATGTACTTAGTCCTAGAGGCAGATCTTGTGCGTCTACCTGCAGTGTATATTATCTTTACTCtgagtgaaatgaaatgaacagaagatgaggtgacatgacttttgttttaaaaggacCCTTCTGTCCCCTGTTGAAAGTGGACTATAGGGAGGCAAGGATGGTAGAGACACACATCAGAAGGCTGTTTTAACAGTCCAGGCAAGGCGCTGGTTGTATGGACCAGGATGGGTGCAATGGAAAAGTAGAATGGCTCAAATTCTTAAAAGTTTGTTAGTTGAGGGATCTGGAGTTCAGAGAAGGCTGGAACTTGAGACACAAGTGGAACATGATGAGATCTAGGGAGGGAGTgtacagagggaagaggcctgaggACTGAAGCCTGGGGCATCCTAAGATTTGGAAGTTACGAAGAGAAGGAAAATCTCACAAATCTTCTTTTTCAAAGGAGCAAACATTTGGGAAAGTTTGAGAACAACCAGGACCCTGGGTGTCTTAGAagataaatgaagaaaagcaTTCTAAGAAATTGATAAGCTTGACCAATATGTTAGCTCATGGAGTGCTCATCAGTGATGCAAGAGAGGGAGAAACTACAGAGGCAAGGTCCTCAGGAAAGAAGGAGGGGATTGAGCAGCGCACATTGGAGAGGTTCACCTGAACACAAGGTCAGGAGCCCATCTACTGTAGCAGGAGGGAAAGCAGACTGTGGCCAGAGGCAGTCAGGTGGATAGGTGTGATAGAGAGACCTTCCAAAGCACAGTAAGGAATCTAACCTTTATCTAAAGCATACTTAGCTAATCAAGCTgttatgatttttgttttgaaaagatcCCTCTAGCTCCTAGCTGCATTGGAAGGAATAGATTGGAAATGTGGTTAGAGTGAGGCCATTTCAGTAGTCCAGACCAGAGATTCTGGGAGCTTACTCCAGGATGATAATGGTGGAGATGGACAGTGATGAGTAAACTAAGAAGTGTTAGGGGCAACATTGACAGGACATAGTGTTGAGGAGCTCTGAATAAACAGAATGCCCTGGTTTCAACTTGAACACTGGATGGCAGATGTGGTGCCCAAGAAACTGCAAGAAAATCTAGTGTAAGAGTGGAAACATAATGAgctaggttttttgttgtttttatttttaaggggaGTAGGCATGACATGAACCTGGAGGAGACTGTGGGGCCCCATCAGGAGGGCCCTTTGTAGACAAAATAAGGTTTTTGGTCTTGATCATAAGAACTCTAGAGATACTTCATGCAAACAGTAACCACAAGAGAGTTGGGATAGTAGTACCAATTCAgacaaaataatatttaagacAAAGATTGTTActaaagagaaagaaggacattTTATAACAGTCAGCTCattaaaatgttaacaaataTAAACACTTATGAACCTAACAAGAGAATcccaaatacataaagcaaaattgGATAGAATTAAAGACAGAAATTCAGCAATAATAGTTAGAAATGTCCATATCCCACTTTCAAAAAATGGAGCGAACAGTTAGAAAGACAGCAAGAAAATAGAAGGCTTAAATAGCACTTACTCAGGGAGTttaaactggggctctgtgacaacctggaggggtgggatagggtgggaggtggaaaggaggttcaagagggaggggacatacgtatacttacggctgatgcatgttgacgtatggcagaaaccaccgcAATACCGCAAAGCAATATacctttccattaaaaataaataaattttaaaaaagaaaacaacacttaAACCAAATAGACCTAACAGGCACATACAAAACCCTCTCCTGCAACAAtatcagaatacacattcttcttaagtgtacatggaacattctccaggatagaccatatcACAGGCCatacaagtctcaataaatttaacagCATTGAAATCAAGTGATTAGTGTTCTCTGAACATAGTGGaattaaattataaatcaataacagaaaagaatttgagaaatttGCAAATTTGTCAAAATTAAACAGTATGCTCCTAAGTAACCAATGTGTCAaggaaaaatcacaaagaaatcagaaaatgctTTGAGATGAATGAACATGAAAACAACATTCCAAACCCAATGAGATGAAGCCAAAGCAGTGCTCAGGGGGAAATTTATAGCTGTACatgcttacattaaaaaagagaggacttccctgaaggtccaggggttaagaatccacctgccaatgcgggggacatgggttcgacccctagtCCAGCAAGTTtgcacatgccttggggcaactaagcctgtgcgccacaactactgaagcctgtgagctctagagcccatgctctgcaacaagagaagcctcctcagtgagaagcccacgtgctgcaactagagagtagcccctgcttaccGCAACTAAAGAAGGCCTGTGCACAGCGacgaagacccaacgcagcc includes the following:
- the TMEM262 gene encoding cation channel sperm-associated auxiliary subunit TMEM262 isoform X2, with amino-acid sequence MRWRDRVTVLFFPQGMILTMAALMLFFIHLAVFASDVHNFWVTYRYDRMSFRYTVVLMFSQVISICWAAMGSLYAEMTYDNSQRGHVLQPPVPGVSCHPVPEREPLKPGTRAEKGEGKGCFGCFNKVYHLFPPVGSFWSAGKMGRRGVGEGGAGDPGGAGQMLDLQGPQA
- the ZFPL1 gene encoding zinc finger protein-like 1 is translated as MGLCKCPKRKVTNLFCFEHRVNVCEHCLVANHAKCIVQSYLQWLQDSDYNPNCRLCNIPLAARETTRLICYDLFHWACLNERAAQLPRNTAPAGYQCPSCSGPIFPPTNLAGPVASALREKLATVNWARAGLGLPLIDELVSPEPEPLNTSEFSDWSSFNASGSPEQETASASAAPAFYSQVPRPPASPSRPEQHTVIHMGNPEPLTHASAPRKVYDTRDDERAPGLHRDCDDDKYRRRPALGWLAQLLRSRAGSRKRPLTLLQRAGLLLLLGLLGFLALLALMSRLGRAAADSDPNLDPLMNPHIRVGPS
- the TMEM262 gene encoding cation channel sperm-associated auxiliary subunit TMEM262 isoform X1, translating into MRWRDRVTVLFFPQGMILTMAALMLFFIHLAVFASDVHNFWVTYRYDRMSFRYTVVLMFSQVISICWAAMGSLYAEMTYDKFLRCFSLTILILNGAMFFNRLSLEFLAIQYRKESH